The genomic interval CGATTTCGACCTAGTCGTCGAGCCAACCGACGGAAAAGCCTACTATTACTTTGAACGCGTACACAGCGAACTGATCTGCGCCGACCTGACCGAGGACTACACCGATGTCACCGGCTATTATTCGACACACTTTCCTCTCATGGGACCGCCCTCTGTCCGTGAAGCACCGGCCTATTTCCGACGGGGTCGCATGCACTATATGTTCACCTCCGGGACAACCGGTTACTATCCGAACCAAAGCGAAGTCGCCTGTGCGTGGAGCTATCACGGCCCGTGGAAGGTGCTGGGCGATCCGCATCCCGGAGATACCGAGCACAAATCCTATCAGTCGCAGATCACCAGTGTTTTTAAACATCCAGGTAAAGAAAACCTGTATATCGCTCTGGCCGACCGCTGGATGCCTAACTTCCCCGAGCAAAACACTTCCATTGCCGACTACGTCTGGCTGCCGGTGCGCTTTGACGGCGAAATGGCCTATCTCGACTGGCACGATGAGTGGCGGATTGAGGATTACGAATAAGGCGGCGTGCTTCGAACGGCGCGTTACAACCGTACCGTTACGCCCTTCGAGCGCATGTATTCTTTCACTTGGCGAATGGTGAATTCGCCGAAGTGAAAGATCGAGGCGGCGAGTACGGCGTCGGCTTTACCAACGGTGACCGCTTCGACCAGATGATTGAGCGTTCCCGCGCCGCCGGAGGCGATGACCGGAACGCCGACCGCTTCGGAAATGGCGCGGGTGAGTTTTAAATCGTAACCGTTCTTCGTGCCGTCGGCGTCCATGCTGGTCAGCAGAATTTCCCCTGCGCCGCGCGCGACGCCTTCCTGCGCCCATTCGATGGCATCCATCGGCGTCGGATTGCGTCCGCCATGCGTGTAAACTGTCCACAAACCGTTGTCGTTCCGGCGGGCATCAATCGCCAGCACGGTACACTGACTGCCGAACTGTTCGGAACAGACGTTGAGGATTTCCGGATTGTTGACGGCGGCGGTGTTGAACGAAACTTTGTCGGCTCCGGCATTGAGCATGCGGCGGACGTCGGCGGGCGTACGGATTCCACCGCCGACGGTGAGCGGCATAAAAACCTGTTCGGCGACGCGACGGACAATATCCACCATCGTGTCGCGTCCGTCGCTGGAAGCGGTGATGTCGAGAAAGGTCAGTTCGTCAGCGCCCTGCGCTTCGTAGGCTTTGGCGCACTCCACCGGGTCGCCGGCATCGCGCAGTTCGACAAATTTGACGCCTTTGACGACGCGGCCGCCGGTTACATCCAGACAAGGTATGATTCGTTTTGCCAACATAGGTTTTGGAGTTAACCACTAATGCCCCCGCCCGGCAAGTTTCCTGCCGGACAAATCAGCCGCGCCGCGGAGTGAGCAGGTCGAAGACGAAGTTGAGTTTTTTGATATTGAGGGCGCGGAAGTCGGCAACGTCTTCATCTTTGACCAGCCGGAACATCCGGATGGCGACGAAGAAAAGGAGCAGGTAGATCGCCCCGAGTGCGAAGAGCGTGACCACGTTAAACCAGCGGGTTTCAAAAAGGCCCAGCAGGTTCCAGTGGTCAACGGCGACATCCATGATGCTCGACAGAATAATGAGAGTTAACGTCATCCGGAGCATGTATGCCATCGGGAAAAAGATGCCGCCCAGAATTTTTTTAACAACGGCGAGGCGGATCGGCGCGGAAATCAGGAACGTTCCAGCAACAGCCCCCATGCCGCCCCAGACTCCAAGATTGAAATAAACGATCAACAGCCAGTCGAGAGCCAGATTGATGGCAATCTGAAGAATCATAACCGGCATGGTGGCCATGATTCGTTCCTTGGCCTTGATGGCCATGGAGAGCGGCGTGGAGATGGTGGAAAACAGATGGATGAGGCAGAACCCGGACGCGATGAGGCCCGCAAGAGCCATGCTATCGCCATACACCAGAACCACCGCCTCCGGAGCAAAAAAGAAACCGAAAATGGCAAGCGGCACCATGAAGAGAATCGCCATTTTGTAGTAGGCTTTGATGAGCCTGCCGAGGCAGTTCGGGTCGCGGCTGTAGGCTTCGGCAAAGCCGGAGGTGAAGAGCATGTGCAACGAATCGGGAATAAAGAAGATGACCAGCGGCGGCAGGGAATAGCCGAGGTCGTAGGCACCGATCACGGCGGGCGTGACCGTGAGACCGAGAAAAAACACCTCGGTGTATTTCATCATCATCATCCGCACGATCGTGTTGCTGAGGATGGCGGCGGAATATTTGGCGGTACGGCGTTTCCCGATGCCGTACGGCGGGGAGCGCCAGTTGAAATTGTAAATGTGTCGCATCATGAGCCATGCGCCAGCCATGTAAACCAGTGCATAGGAAATGATCTGCGCCCAGATAGCGGAAGCGACGGTCGGCACGGCGCGAAGCAGGGTAAGAAGAAGTATCAGCCAGAGCACGCCGCGCACCAGAGTGAGTATGGAAATGTGTTTGGTGCGGAACAGTGAGGTTTCGATGGCGGACACGTTTTCTTTGAGCAGGCTGAATCCGATCAGCAGACCGGTTAGAATAAGATATGGGCCGAAATCGATATGAAACCAGCGATTCATCCAAGGTTTTAAAACCACTAACAGCAGCGTGACGAGAAACGTAGTCGCCGCCTGCAACCACAACGATTTCCAGATAAAGCGCTTCAGTCCGGCGGCGTTGCGCTGCACCACCAGTTCGGGCACAAAACGGAACAGTGCAGAAACCAGACCCAATCCGCAAAAAACACCGGCCCAGTCCGCAATGTTCATGCAGATGGCGTAAACGCCGTAGGCGGTACTGCCGAGCAACCGCACCACCAGCACGGAAATGGCAAAATAGACGAAAAAGAGAATCGCCTTGCTGGCCACCATCCACGGAATTCCGGAAACCGCTTCGCGGGCAAAAAAGGCTTCTTTTTTTCCTGCACCCTGAGATGAATCGTTTGCATCCATAAAATCAGCAGTAGTTTTTCTTAATGAATCTGCGCACACTGACCCACAACTGGCGCCGCACTTCAAAAGCCATCGCACCCAGTCGGCAGAGAGTTTTATATTTCCGCTGAAGAAACCACGGCGTGGCAGGCAGCAGCCAGCCTTTCGCCTCCGCCCACTCCAGCAGACCGACGACTTCGTCGAAATATTCCATATTACGCAGAAGCCAGCGTCTCCAGGGTTTCGGACTGCCGCCGAAATGCACCACCGCGCGGGACGGATCCGCGTCCATAGCATAACGGTGAATCGGCGGCGGTTCTTCGGAAAACGCCAGCATTGAACTCATAACGGATTCGTCGAGCAGGAAGTAGGCAAAACTGCGGTCATTCACCACGCCAGCCGATGCATTATCCGAAATCACCTTGCGAATCTGCGCGTCCCAGCGACGAATGAAATCGAGGTGTTTGCGATGTACCGTGAAACAGTGCGCATTGCAGGATGTGTTAATGGCGGGAATCTGCCGTTCGCCAATGTCGTTTTGCCAGATTTCCAGAACCCGGCGCGGAAGGGTTCCGCGCTTTTCGCCGCGGGCGTAGCGCTTTTTGAACAGGTAGGCGATCTCTGCCTCCGGCCGCATCCGGATCTGCAACCCTTCGCCGGCAACCTCGATCAGCGGCGTAATGTCACCGGTAACAATACAGTCGGAATCGATCCACATAATCAGATCGGTTTCCGCCGTCAGAATGGCGGCCGTCTTTTGGTAAACAATGTTACGGTGGTTGGCTTCATCGGAGGCTTTGAACAAAGTCACCTTGTCAATCTGGCGCAGCAGTGCACAGTCCACTTCACCAAGATTATGCGTCACCACATGCACCGGAAGCTGAACCCCGTGACGGCGCAACGAGAGAAGAAGCAGATAAGTGCCCCAAACAAAGTTGTGATCGCAGGCGGTAACAATCGTTTTACTGCTCATGCGTGCTCATTTTCCGCTGATTTCCCGTTCAATAAGTGCTTGTGCCCCTGACCGGTTCTGGCAACAATCCGAAGGTATGAAAAAAGCCGGTGTGATTGCAAATCCTAAACGTCCGCACGCCGCCGACTTCTTCGTCAGGCTCGCCCGGAAAGCCGAAGAACTCGGCATCGAACTGTTTGCCGACCGGCAGACCGCCGACCTTCTCCCGTCCGCCACCGTCGTTGAGTTCGACCGGATGGCGAAAACCGTTGATGTTGTGCTCGCGCTCGGCGGCGACGGCACCGTTCTGTTCTGCGCCAAACTCCTGAACGGCGCGAATGTTCCGATTCTTGGAATCAATCTCGGCAGTCTCGGCTTCCTCACCAGCGTCGGCGAAGATCAACTCGAAGTCGCTCTCGACGCGCTGGCCGCCGGAAAATGCAAACACGACATCCGCACCGTGGCCGACTGCGCCGTTCTGCGCCACGGCAAACCGGTTGCTGGCTACCGGATTTTAAACGACGCCGTCATCGGTTTCGGCGGTTCATCGCATATCATCACACTTGGACTCTCCATCAACGGCGAACCGATTACATCCTTTGCCTGCGACGGCATGGTCGTCGCCACGCCGACCGGAAGTACCGGCCACTTTCTTTCTTCCGGCGGCCCCATCATTCAGCCCGGCGCGGGCGTCTTTGGTGTCAGCGTCATCTGCCCGCACACGCTCAGCAACCGGCCGCTGGTTCTGCCGGATTCACACACCATCGAAATCACCGTACAGCACACGCACAAAAAACTGGTGCTTTCCGCCGACGGACAGGATGTCGAAGAACTCGACACAGGTGATGCCATCCGGATTGTCCGCAGCGAAAAACCGGTCGCCTTCCTGCGCCTTCCAGACTACAGCTATTTCTCGGTTCTAAGCCGGAAACTTCATTGGCGAGGTTCGAGCCTGATATGAGCTACTGGGTGCACAATCTCAATCCGGTGCTTTTCCATATCTGGGGGCCACTGGCCGTTCGCTGGTACGGTCTGGCCTATCTACTCGGATTTCTCGGCGGCTACCTGCTTCTGCTCCGCATGTCCAAACGTAAAGAATTTGCGATCCCGCCGGATGAACTCAGCAACTTCATCATCCACATCGCCATCTACGGCGTATTCCTCGGCGGACGGCTCGGCTATGTTCTTCTTTATGCGTGGGACATTTTCATCCATGACCCGCTTTTTCTTTTTCGCGTCTGGGAAGGCGGCATGGCCAGTCACGGCGGAATGCTCGGCGTCATTCTCGTCGTACTCTGGACAGCGTGGAAAAAGAAAATCTCCTTCTGGAATATCACCGACGGCCTCGCCGCCGTCGCGCCGATCGGCCTTTTCTTCGGACGCATCGCCAACTTCATCAACGGCGAACTCTGGGGCCGCCCGACCGACGTCCCGTGGGCCGTCATCTTTCCGCAGGCGGAAGATATCACGCCAACGCCGCGCCATCCGTCGCAGCTTTACGAAGCGTTCGGCGAAGGTCTCCTGCTGTTCACCTTTCTCTGGCTCATCCGCCGAACCGTCCGGGGCAAACGCGAAGGCGGCCTGAGTGCCGCATTCCTCGTCATTTACGCTGTCATGCGCATCGCCTCCGAATTTTTCCGTGAACCCGACAGCACCATCTACTTCGGCTGGCTCACCAAAGGTCAGCTCTATTCGTCCTTTATGATTCTGGCCGCAGTGATTATCCTCTGGCGGAAGAAACTTCTATGCAAAGCATCCTCATAAAAAATGCTGATTTGGTTAGCGATGGTGCGATTCGCGCCGCTGACATCCTCATTCGCCACGGACGGATTGACCGGATCGACAAGACGATCGACGCGCAGGCGGACATCGTGATCGACGCCGAAGGCAAAGCCCTCCTGCCCGGCATGATCGACTGCCACGTTCATTTCCGCGAGCCGGGCCTGACCCATAAAGGCGACATGCAGAGCGAATCGCGCGCCGCCGCCGCCGGAGGCGTAACCTCCGTCATGGAAATGCCGAACACCAGTCCGCCGACCGTCACCAACGAACGGCTGGAAGAAAAGTTCGCCCTCGCTGCGCAGAAAATGGCCGTCAACTATTCCTTCTACCTCGGTGCATCGCTCAACAATATTGACCAGATCAAAGCGGTCGATCCGAAGAACGTCTGCGGTGTCAAAGTGTATATGGGTTCATCCACCGGCGATATGCTGGTCGATCGGTTCCAAACTCTGGAAGACCTCTTCCGCGAATGCCCGGTCAATCTCACCGCGCACTGCGAAGACGCCGGCATCATTCAGAAACACGAACAGATTTTCCGCGAGCGCTACGGCGACAAGACTCCGTTTGCCGCGCACCCGCACATCCGCAGCGAGGAAGCCTGCTACCGCTCCAGCGCACTGGCGGTTGAACTTGCCCGCAAACACGACACGAGATTGCACGTCCTGCATATCAGCACGGCCCGCGAGCTGGAATTGTTTGACGACGGCGTGGCCCGCATCAGCAGTCCGCGAGAAAATGAGTTCTATATTGAGCGCGACGAAACCGTCCGTAAAATCACCGCCGAGGCCTGTATTCATTATCTCCACTTTGACGACACCGCCTACGAAACCAAGGGCGCGCTGGTGAAATGTAATCCGGCGATTAAGCGCGCCTCCGATCGCAAAGCTCTGCTTCGCGGACTGCTCACTGATCGGCTCGATACCATCGGCACCGACCACGCGCCGCACACCTTGCAGGAAAAACAGGGAACCTACTGGACGGCTCCGTCCGGCATGCCGGTCATTCAATCCGCCCTGCCCGCCGTTCTCGAACATTTCCACAGCGGGTTGCTTTCGCTGGAAACCATCGCCGCAAAAATCGCCCATAATCCGGCGCGCATCTTCAACGTCAAAGAGCGCGGCTTTATTCGCGAAGGCTACTGGGCCGACCTCGTGCTGGTTGACTTGAACCGCCCGCAGACCGTTGCCAAAGAAAACATCCTCTATAAATGCGGCTGGTCGCCGTTCGAAGGCGTCACCTTCCGTTCATCAGTGGACACCACCATCGTCTCCGGCCAAATCGCCTGGCAGAACGGCAAAACGAACGGCGCTATCCTCGGACAGCGCCTTGCATTTGAACGGTAAGCGGAGCAACGAAGTGGTAATTGCAAATGCCAGTTATTCGTCCTGCTGATAAAAATCAAAGCCGATCTTTTTGCGCGGCGGATCCGGTGGCGGAGTCAGTAACGGCTGAAGCTGTTCCCAGATCACGGCCAGCGCGCCATTGTGTTCCAGTAGAGTTTTATCAATTTCGGCTAGCCGACGAAGAATTTCCGCATTCGCCGCCAGCCGTTCACGCATCAGGACAAACGCCCGCACCACAAACACGCTCATCGCTACCGCTTCCGGACTGTTCAACACCGTCGCCGCCATAATCGCGCCGTGCTCAGTGAAAGCGGCGGGTAATTGCGGTGAAAACTTGAGTTTTTTGAGGTGGTCACAATTTGTGACCACCTCTTCCTTCTCGTCCTGCGTCAGTCGGAACATAAAATCCTCCGGAAACCGGTCAGAGCAGAATCAAACGCAGTCTTTCTCAAGCTCTTCGGAATACCGAAGAAGCTCGACCTACAATAACCTTGTAGGACGACCTTCCCGCAGGGAGGTTGTGAAAAAGACACCGCTTTCACCTTCTTGGGAATCCCAATCGGAAATCATCAATCGTCAATCGTCAATTTTTCCCAGCCGGGCTGGGTGAGGAGATGCTCAAGGAGAACGGCGCAAGCAACAGCGTCGTAGAGGGCGTCGTGGGCTTCGCCGCGCGGACAAAGTTCCCTGACGCGGACTTCTAGTTTTAGTCCGGCAATTAAATCTTCGAGTTTATGCGACGGTGCTTTCGGCCACGCCTGCCGCGCCAGTGCCAGCGTATCGACCCACGGCCCGAAATGGTTCATTGGTGCCATCTGTCGCAGAAACTTTTTTTCGGTCGCGACGTTGTGCGCGGCGAGCGGACGGCCGATCACCCACCCTTCCAGCTTTTTCCAGACCTTGGAAACTTCATCGGCGGCGGCAATTTCTTCGCGCAGTTTATGGTGTTTGCCCGGCGCGTAGGCGTTGAAGGGTCGGTTGATGTCGACGCGGACGAGGCTTTCAAAAGTTTGCGCCGGATCGACGCGTCCGTTTTTCAGAACGACCGCCGCAACCTGCCACGGCTCGGTATCGAAACCGGGTACGCTACCGGTGGTTTCGAAATCAAGAACGGTCAGCGTTGTTTCGCGAATCAGCATGGAAGAAAAGATACGGGATGCGGGATGCAGGATGCGAGCAACAAAAAAGGCCTCCGTTTGCACGGAGACCTTTCTGAGAAGCGGCTGGCCGCTTCGCTTAGCGCGAGTAGAACTCGACGACCAGCGAGGCTTCGCACTGTACCGGCACTTCGCCGTGTTCCGGCAGGCGGCTCAGGGTGGCGGTCAGCTTTTTGTCGTCCACGGTCAGGTAGGCCGGTGTGGTGGCAATCTGCTGGGCGGCCGGGAATATTTCCAGCTCGCGGCTGCCGTCACGGACAGTGATGACGTCACCGATACGAACCTGATAGGAAGGAATATTGACCTTCTTGCCGTTCACAAGGAAGTGAGCATGGCCGACCATCTGGCGGGCCTGATAGATTGAGCGGGAAAACCCGGCACGCAGGACAACCGCGTCAAGACGGGTTTCGAGAAGCTGCAGCATGATGTCGGCGGTGTTGCCGATTTTGCGGGAAGCTTTGGCGTAGTAGCCGCGCAACTGGCGCTCAGCCAGATTGTACTGATAGCGCAGGCGCTGTTTTTCGATGAGCTGTTTGCCGTAGTCGGTCAGTTTGCTGCGGCGCTTGGAAGGGCCGTGCTGTCCCGGCGGGTTCGGGCGGCGTTCGAGGAATTTTTCACATTTCGGCGACAGGGCGATGCCTAAGCGGCGCGCCTTCTTGATCTTGGGTCCATTATACTTCATTCAACTCTCCGTTTTCTGGTTTCTGTTTTCCTGCTGTTCCGCCCAATTAAGCCCGTTTTCGGGGCCGCCAGTTTAGAAATACTCATTTCAGGCGTTCACCTTTGTGATAATCCTCCGGCGGAACAAGGGGCGCATTAAAGCGATGCAGGCGGGTGAAGTCAACCACTAGAAACGTTTTTTTGCCTTGCCTTGAAAGCCGAACTTCCCATCATGGTGCGCTTGTTTTTTAACCCTGAGCTGAAAAGGATTTGTCCCATGAAAGACGTGAAGAAAGTTGCCATCCTCACCGCAGGCGGTCTGGCCCCCTGTCTCTCCTCCGCCATCGGCGGCCTGATCGAGCAGTACAGCAAGGTCGCACCGAAAATTAAAATTATCTGCTATACCAGCGGCTACAAAGGTCTGCTGCTCGGCGAATCGATTGCCGTTACTCCGGCCATCCGCGCCAAAGCGTCCGTTCTGCATAAACACGGCGGAAGCCCGATCGGCAACAGCCGCGTGAAACTCACCAATGTCAAAGACTGCCTGAAGCGCGGTCTGGTTAAAGAAGGTGAAAATCCGCTGGAAGTCGCCGCGCGTCAGCTGGTGAAAGACGGCGTGGACGTTCTTCATACCATCGGCGGCGACGACACCAACACCACCGCCGCGGATCTGGCCGCTTACCTGAAGGACAACAACTACGATCTGACTGTCGTCGGCATGCCGAAGACGATTGATAACGACGTGTTCCCGATCCGCCAGAGCCTCGGCGCGTGGACTGCCGCCGAAGAAGGCGCCAAATATTTTGAAAACGTCGTGGCCGAGCATAATGCCAATCCGCGCATGCTGATCATTCACGAAGTGATGGGCCGCAACTGCGGATGGCTGACCGCCTACACCGCGCAGGTTTACCGCGACCGGCTTAACAAAATGGGTTTTGTTCCCGGCATCGGCCTGAGCAAAATGCGTAAAGATGTTCACGCGATTTTCATTCCGGAAATGGCAATCGACATTAAAGCCGAAGCGGCCCGCCTAAAAAAGATCATGGATGAACATGACTGTGTGAACATCTTTATCTCGGAAGGCGCCGGACTGGAAGCCATCGTCGCACAGATGACCGCCGCCGGTGAAGAAGTTCCGCGCGATGCCTTCGGCCACGTCAAGCTCGACGCCGTCAATCCCGGCAAGTGGTTTGGCAAGCAGTTCGCCGAAATGCTCAACGCCGAAAAGGTGCTGGTGCAGAAGAGCGGCTATTTCGCCCGCGCCGCCGCCGCTAATAAGGAAGATCTCAAGCTGATCAAGCGTTGCGCCAACAAGGCGGTCGAATGCGCACTCAAGCGCATCAGCGGCGTAGTCGGCGAAGACGAAGATCAGAAAGATATGCTTCGTGCTATTGAGTTCCCGCGCATCAAAGGCGGCAAGCCGTTTGATATCGACGTGAAATGGTTCGGTAAGCTGCTCGCGGCCATCGGACAGGCCAAAGGCGAAAAAGTCGCTGTTAAACACTAACCGCCGCAAGGGCGGCCTCCGGGCCGCCTTTTTATTTTATGAAAACCGAGCCGTTCAAAATCTGCACGACCTGTTCAAAACACTGGGAAACGCTCGAAGATTTTCTGGCCGACCCTGAGCTGGAGCTGTCCGGCTATCAGGTTTATTTCGAAGATCTGAAAGGCGGTCTGTTTTACTTCACCCATCTGCACGAAAACTGTTTCACCACATTAGCCATACCTGTCAAAGCGTTCACCGGCCTGAGCAATCGCCCGATGCTGGCTTCACGGAGCGATAAACCGGTCTGCTGTCCGGATCTTTGCGTCCGGAAAAACGAATTGGATCCCTGCCCGGTTGAATGTGAATGTATCTGGGTGCGCGAGATTATGCAGATCATCCGCGACCGGAAGATACAGGCTTAAATCATCGGCATTCCGTCGGCGGACGTTTCCGGCAGAGTCTCCTGCCGCTCGATCAACTCAATCAGCTGCCAGCGTTTAGACCGGAACCGCGCAATCATTCCGACCGCCAGCAGGCTGATATAAACCAGCGCCCAGGCCCAGGCGGCGATCACGCCGAGTTTCAGCACCAGCACAATCAGCACTTCGCCTGCCGCGAAAAAAAACCACGCCATGGAGGTTTCGTACCACATCACAAAATGCGTATCGCCTGCGCCGCGCAGCGCGCCGGAAATGATCAGATTCGTGGCGTCCATCAATCCCCAGCAGGAGGCGAAAATCAGCAACGTGCGGGCCAGATTGAAAATTTCATCGAACGGCGCATCGCCGCGCGCAAAAAGACGGATATAGACCTCCGGCATCAGCACAAACGTCAGCGCGGCGCAAAGGGTATAAATCCAGCCGATATGCACGGCACGCCAGCCGACCGCCGCAGCTCCGTCCAGATCGCGCCGCCCCAGATGCTGCCCCACCAGCGTACCGGCCGCCTGCCCGATTCCGATTGAGGGCATAAACGCGATCATATTGACGCTCAGTGCAATGTTCGCCGCCATGAAAGCCGTTTCGCCCAGCCGCCCGACCAGCAGTACAAACAGCGAAAACGCGCCGATATCCAGCGTCATGTGAATACCTGACGGAACACCGAAACGGAGCAGCCGCCGGAATAAAGGGGCGTCGAAATAAAACAAACGGCGCGTGTTGTAGAGACGGTCGTTCTTTTTTGAAAAATAGAGCCCCAGCATGATGAGCGGCGAAATGAAACCGGAAATCACCGACGCCAGCGCCGCTCCGGCAATCCCCATTTCAGGAAACGGGCCGACGCCGAAAATCAGAAGCCAGTTCAGGATCAGATTCACAAAGGTTCCGAGCAATGCACACAGCATAACCACTTTCGTCAGCCCGCGACCGGAAAAAAAACTGCTGACCGCGGAAGAAAGCGGCAGGAATAATCCGCCGGACAGCAGAACTGTTAAATAGGTTTTTTCCGCCGCCAGCACCTCCGGCGCGTGGCCGCTGAGCGAAAGCATCCAACGTCCGACGGGAATCATCAGAAGAATCAGCGGAAACGAAAAGAGCGCCAGCAGAATCGACTGCGCCACGGAGCGGCTGCAACTGTGCAGGTCGCCGCTGCCGTAATACTGCGCCACCAGACTGTTGGAAAATGCCGCCGTGGACATGAAGCCGCACACCAGCGTGAAAAATAAAATTCCCGCCGGCACGGCGGCCTGCAAGGTTGCCGGGCTGTACCAGGCCAGAAACATGCGGTCGC from Kiritimatiellaceae bacterium carries:
- a CDS encoding family 43 glycosylhydrolase, producing the protein MYTSFHPGKVWLDTNGNRIHAHAGSIITIGDTFYWYGENKEKTLPDSGIWHWGVRMYRSKDLYNWEDIGLVLPPVPEDRENPLHPAQCMDRPHILFCAKTGKFVMWVKIMGGGGIQYPVIATADAITGPYTVIKKTRPLGMSCGDFDLVVEPTDGKAYYYFERVHSELICADLTEDYTDVTGYYSTHFPLMGPPSVREAPAYFRRGRMHYMFTSGTTGYYPNQSEVACAWSYHGPWKVLGDPHPGDTEHKSYQSQITSVFKHPGKENLYIALADRWMPNFPEQNTSIADYVWLPVRFDGEMAYLDWHDEWRIEDYE
- the hisF gene encoding imidazole glycerol phosphate synthase subunit HisF; the protein is MLAKRIIPCLDVTGGRVVKGVKFVELRDAGDPVECAKAYEAQGADELTFLDITASSDGRDTMVDIVRRVAEQVFMPLTVGGGIRTPADVRRMLNAGADKVSFNTAAVNNPEILNVCSEQFGSQCTVLAIDARRNDNGLWTVYTHGGRNPTPMDAIEWAQEGVARGAGEILLTSMDADGTKNGYDLKLTRAISEAVGVPVIASGGAGTLNHLVEAVTVGKADAVLAASIFHFGEFTIRQVKEYMRSKGVTVRL
- a CDS encoding oligosaccharide flippase family protein; translation: MDANDSSQGAGKKEAFFAREAVSGIPWMVASKAILFFVYFAISVLVVRLLGSTAYGVYAICMNIADWAGVFCGLGLVSALFRFVPELVVQRNAAGLKRFIWKSLWLQAATTFLVTLLLVVLKPWMNRWFHIDFGPYLILTGLLIGFSLLKENVSAIETSLFRTKHISILTLVRGVLWLILLLTLLRAVPTVASAIWAQIISYALVYMAGAWLMMRHIYNFNWRSPPYGIGKRRTAKYSAAILSNTIVRMMMMKYTEVFFLGLTVTPAVIGAYDLGYSLPPLVIFFIPDSLHMLFTSGFAEAYSRDPNCLGRLIKAYYKMAILFMVPLAIFGFFFAPEAVVLVYGDSMALAGLIASGFCLIHLFSTISTPLSMAIKAKERIMATMPVMILQIAINLALDWLLIVYFNLGVWGGMGAVAGTFLISAPIRLAVVKKILGGIFFPMAYMLRMTLTLIILSSIMDVAVDHWNLLGLFETRWFNVVTLFALGAIYLLLFFVAIRMFRLVKDEDVADFRALNIKKLNFVFDLLTPRRG
- a CDS encoding NAD(+)/NADH kinase — translated: MKKAGVIANPKRPHAADFFVRLARKAEELGIELFADRQTADLLPSATVVEFDRMAKTVDVVLALGGDGTVLFCAKLLNGANVPILGINLGSLGFLTSVGEDQLEVALDALAAGKCKHDIRTVADCAVLRHGKPVAGYRILNDAVIGFGGSSHIITLGLSINGEPITSFACDGMVVATPTGSTGHFLSSGGPIIQPGAGVFGVSVICPHTLSNRPLVLPDSHTIEITVQHTHKKLVLSADGQDVEELDTGDAIRIVRSEKPVAFLRLPDYSYFSVLSRKLHWRGSSLI
- a CDS encoding prolipoprotein diacylglyceryl transferase, with amino-acid sequence MSYWVHNLNPVLFHIWGPLAVRWYGLAYLLGFLGGYLLLLRMSKRKEFAIPPDELSNFIIHIAIYGVFLGGRLGYVLLYAWDIFIHDPLFLFRVWEGGMASHGGMLGVILVVLWTAWKKKISFWNITDGLAAVAPIGLFFGRIANFINGELWGRPTDVPWAVIFPQAEDITPTPRHPSQLYEAFGEGLLLFTFLWLIRRTVRGKREGGLSAAFLVIYAVMRIASEFFREPDSTIYFGWLTKGQLYSSFMILAAVIILWRKKLLCKASS
- a CDS encoding dihydroorotase, which gives rise to MQSILIKNADLVSDGAIRAADILIRHGRIDRIDKTIDAQADIVIDAEGKALLPGMIDCHVHFREPGLTHKGDMQSESRAAAAGGVTSVMEMPNTSPPTVTNERLEEKFALAAQKMAVNYSFYLGASLNNIDQIKAVDPKNVCGVKVYMGSSTGDMLVDRFQTLEDLFRECPVNLTAHCEDAGIIQKHEQIFRERYGDKTPFAAHPHIRSEEACYRSSALAVELARKHDTRLHVLHISTARELELFDDGVARISSPRENEFYIERDETVRKITAEACIHYLHFDDTAYETKGALVKCNPAIKRASDRKALLRGLLTDRLDTIGTDHAPHTLQEKQGTYWTAPSGMPVIQSALPAVLEHFHSGLLSLETIAAKIAHNPARIFNVKERGFIREGYWADLVLVDLNRPQTVAKENILYKCGWSPFEGVTFRSSVDTTIVSGQIAWQNGKTNGAILGQRLAFER
- a CDS encoding ORF6N domain-containing protein — translated: MFRLTQDEKEEVVTNCDHLKKLKFSPQLPAAFTEHGAIMAATVLNSPEAVAMSVFVVRAFVLMRERLAANAEILRRLAEIDKTLLEHNGALAVIWEQLQPLLTPPPDPPRKKIGFDFYQQDE
- a CDS encoding 3'-5' exonuclease, which translates into the protein MQTEAFFVARILHPASRIFSSMLIRETTLTVLDFETTGSVPGFDTEPWQVAAVVLKNGRVDPAQTFESLVRVDINRPFNAYAPGKHHKLREEIAAADEVSKVWKKLEGWVIGRPLAAHNVATEKKFLRQMAPMNHFGPWVDTLALARQAWPKAPSHKLEDLIAGLKLEVRVRELCPRGEAHDALYDAVACAVLLEHLLTQPGWEKLTIDD
- the rpsD gene encoding 30S ribosomal protein S4 codes for the protein MKYNGPKIKKARRLGIALSPKCEKFLERRPNPPGQHGPSKRRSKLTDYGKQLIEKQRLRYQYNLAERQLRGYYAKASRKIGNTADIMLQLLETRLDAVVLRAGFSRSIYQARQMVGHAHFLVNGKKVNIPSYQVRIGDVITVRDGSRELEIFPAAQQIATTPAYLTVDDKKLTATLSRLPEHGEVPVQCEASLVVEFYSR
- a CDS encoding pyrophosphate--fructose-6-phosphate 1-phosphotransferase, producing the protein MKDVKKVAILTAGGLAPCLSSAIGGLIEQYSKVAPKIKIICYTSGYKGLLLGESIAVTPAIRAKASVLHKHGGSPIGNSRVKLTNVKDCLKRGLVKEGENPLEVAARQLVKDGVDVLHTIGGDDTNTTAADLAAYLKDNNYDLTVVGMPKTIDNDVFPIRQSLGAWTAAEEGAKYFENVVAEHNANPRMLIIHEVMGRNCGWLTAYTAQVYRDRLNKMGFVPGIGLSKMRKDVHAIFIPEMAIDIKAEAARLKKIMDEHDCVNIFISEGAGLEAIVAQMTAAGEEVPRDAFGHVKLDAVNPGKWFGKQFAEMLNAEKVLVQKSGYFARAAAANKEDLKLIKRCANKAVECALKRISGVVGEDEDQKDMLRAIEFPRIKGGKPFDIDVKWFGKLLAAIGQAKGEKVAVKH